The sequence TAACAAAAAAGAGTCAGCAAAAGTAATTCTGGGTGTTGTAAAAGGAAATATAGATTTTACCTACACAGTAGCAAAAGTTCATCTGTTTTGTCCCACTCATTTGAAACCCACAAGAgctcctcttgtcctttcagcACACCAGAAAAACATGAAACTGCAGTTTGGTAATGAGAAGAAAACCTGCCCCATGCATCTGCATACTGGAAAGACACTCCTCCCCCTCTTAAACCCAATTTCTTGCTGGATGTGGtatttttcagaacattttggGCTGTACCTCTTATTTTCATTGAGCTGTTCATGTCCATCCCCAGCCCACAGGAGAGGAGGACAGTGTAGGTGGTGGGAGTGCGAGGTCTGCTTTACCCGGGCTAGCCTAAGGGATCCTCCTCGCTGCTAAGatgaagagggggaaagaaaggttGATGCATAAAGCAAACTCCTTTTCGTCCATGCAAGATCAGCTGTGCTGAAGCCGAAGCCACGCTTGCAGCCCCAGAGCCTCAGGCTGTGGTGGGAGGAACCCGCACCCCCCCTACTCCTCACAGCTTCACCTTGTCCTGCCAGCATTACTGCCAGCAAACCCTGGCATGTCCCCCTGTGAGCAGCAGGCCTTTGGGCTTCgttatttgcttgttttctcaaGCAGCACCATGTAAGATCAGGAGTGAATTTAAACACAGTGAGCATTGATCCCTGCAAGTTTTGTACCTGCAGCACTGCCTATAACCTAGGGCAAGCCTAGGGTATCTGCTCAGCGGTAGCACAGTCTGTCCTGCTTGCTCCTGATGTTTCCAGATGACTTGCTGGGTTTGTGCGAAGGCGCTGAGCGTAGGTggccttccctctcccccagcaAGCTCTGGCGCACGCGGGCAGCACAGCTGCACTTGTTTGCAGCAGCACGGATGGTGGACGTGCCTGGTGTGGATGGCAGACTCCCCGGTGGGTCTTTGATGTTCAAAATGAGTTCACAGGAGTCTTGTGCTGCAGCTCTTGAAAGAGAGCTATGCCTCTGGCTCTCTTGACCAGAAAGGTTTGAAAGCTCTTTCTGATACCAGTAAAAAGCCCCTGAGTTGCAACATCTAATCATAGCACAAAAGTGTGTAAGCGTCTGTATTCTGCACAGTCAATTCCTTTTATCCTTATTTTCACCATTGGGGCTTCCAGCTTATGCCAGTGCAATTGCGATGTCCTTGTTGTCGTGCCCTGGTTGCTGGGCCCTTTGACTCACCACATCTCGTACAGCGGGTTGAGCTAACCATGAGGTTTTCAACACTTTTTCTATCATCTTGCACATTTCCTGCAAGAGGTggcagaaaaatgtgtttcctgagaTGAAGTAAGCGAAAAAGAATAGCTATGAAAACCAGACCAAAAGAACctaaaaaaccaagaaaaagaaTAGAGCTGCTCAGCAGCTTCCTGTTTATCAGCAGCTCAGATGATACAGATTTATCAGCAGAGTTGCCAAGCTCCCCTCGCACCTCCTCTCAGACCACAGCAGCATAGGAGGTATATGTCACCCCAGCAAAGCTTTGCACACCTCGGCGAGGGCAGAGGCCTGAGGGAAGACGTGAAAGATGGGGCAACTCTGCGCAGACACCTGCTTTGAGATTGTAGCCGCTGCGGTCTAGATGGGAGGTGCCAGCGGGACAGGACTGTTGCCCACAGATTTCGCTGCGTGATGCTCTGGTGCTGAGAGCAGCCTGCCCCGGGGAGGCGTTGCTAAAGGCACGCGACCCCTCCGAGGGGATCCACTGCCAGTGGCCGGGCTCAGGTTTTAATCCAGGGTCCCTCAGTCACCATCCTGGTCTTAAACCACATAGGCTTCCCTGTTTTAAGAGCACGACTTCAGATGCTGAAaacccttttttctctttaaaatgcaataagCATCTGGAGCTGCTTCCATGGGAGGCTCCTGTGGCGagagcagagctgtgagcaAGAGGCAGACATGGGCGCTGGTGACCGCACGAGGAATttcccaccctgcagccccccagttCCTCACAGCCCCCGGCAGCAGAAGTAGTGCAGGGACCGCAGCGTGGCGGTGCACCCTCGCAGGGTACCGCTGGTGCCCGGCCACAGGCAGGCTCCGAGCTTGCACCAGGGAGTAAGTCTGGCAGTCTGCACTGTGCGCCGCTGCTACCAGAGGGCAGAGAGTGCAAACAGGGCAGAGACCAAACCCTGCCAGGATCCAGCCTAGCTCATTAACAGAGTAGCTAATTGAGTGCCTTCGCCCACGCCTCAGCCCCATGTAGTTTATCTGCATTCCACAGAGCCAAAAAGTGTTCCACAGACTTAAGTGGCATTGCTGTGGTGGGAGGGAGGACTTCTGCCCGGTTTCGGCGCTGGAGCTCACAGACTTCACACCTGAAGGGTCAGCGAGCCCTCAGAAGAAAGCCCTGAGCATCGGCAGGAAGGTGTGTTACCGGTTTTTGGTGATCCTGCCGGGGGGTGGCAGTCCTCCCACACACCCAGAACTGTGcgctgctggggcagggtgctgggtccAGCATGGCCAGTGTGGCCAGTGCCAAGCTCTGGTGGTGAGCACGGGGCAGCCAGCCGGCACAGGTAGCCTTGATAATCTGGAGGGGAAACATCAGCTTAGAGAGAGGGAATTATGTGGCAGTCAGTGTAATTACAGTTACTGGAAAGCACTAGAAGGAATAAGCAGcctgcaagaaaataaatattttgacacATGCCACCACCTTGAGAGGGCGTGCAAATGCATGGGGGGGACAGGAAGGCTGCTCAAATTGACCCTGACAGGTTAAAAAGCGTGGGAGCAGTCGGCTGCAGTTCTTTAAGGACAAGCGCCCACTTCTGCACATGGGCAGGGTCAGCCAAGACCACAAACACAGGATGAGGAAGGCAGCACTTCTGGAGAAAAGGATCTGTGGGCCGCCATCCAATGCAAGAGAAATGTGAGTCACTGGTGCTTCATGATTGCAAAAGAAGATCGCTACCCCAGGCAGGTGACTCTTCCAGTCTGCTTTGCCAATGGTAAGGCCACAGCTGGGGCTCTATGTCTAGTTTTGGGCACTGCGATGCAAAAAAGATTAAGGAAAACTGGACAGCTGCTAAAGGAGAACAGTGGCTACGATTAACAACTTAGAAAACATGACCTAAGAGGAAAAAGATGATGGAATATGAGTTATTAAAATTGAAGGGAAACATGATCttagaacattttaaagcagctaGAAGAAAGTAGCTATTGTTCCTCGATGGATAAGATAACTGACTCAAACCATACCAGGAGAATTTTAGATTAAGACAGATTTCCTAGGAGTGAGTCTGGAGGGAGAAGCACTGGGATGATTTGTAAGGAGAAGCTGGGGGGAAAGCAGGGGCTGtaggagcaggcagagcaacCGCGCGGCAAGAATAACAGTGGGACACTGCCCTTTGCCTTCAAGACAGAGGACGGACTCCATGTTCTCCCAGTGTCCCATCCAGCcctgttttctgtgatttctcTGTTCTAACTCATTCTCACTTGCATCCTTCTCTGTTCTCCACCCTTAGGCAAAGCAGTGTCAGATGCTAATCTGAGAGATGCCCATGCACTGGTGTACCGAAGGCGTGGGACAGCGGAGGCTTAAAAACCTAAGTGCTTTagggtgaggaaaaaaacatcagaTAAGGGATAGATGGAGAAGTGTCCTGTTTTCAAAGGCTCCATATGCAAGAGAcgtatttttttacttctttctgtcCCACAATTACTCTGTCGTGAAACATGAGTGAGAAAATCCCACTCACTGCTGACATTGTTATGAATGAGTTATGTGCTGGGAGTTTTGCAACACACTGATTTCTGCTTTGGTGAAACGAAGTGATTGTGCAAGGCTGCAGCTGTCAAAACCATAATCCCTGTGGCTTTGGTGCCGGCAGTGAAAAGCAGAGCATGGAGCAGAGCAAGCTGATCCAGACCTCACTAAGcacctccagctgctcctcctctccaAACTCGGCGAGTTTTTTGGAGGAGACTGGCTCACAGCCTTTTTTCCTGCACCGAGCatctgctgcaggagagagagacagagcaaTGCCAAACAGGTTTTTCATAGGTACATTTGTACATGTCTGCATACGCAAGCACTTTGTTACAGTCATACAACTCCACTTTGGTGAAGGGTGTCAATATTTTTGTTGacaaagctggaaagaaaaataaaaaattgcctGCTATCAGCAAAACAGACACATCTTAATTTAACTGGAAATTTTTTGAAGCTTTGAAGTCTGCCTGTTTCTGAGGAAGAAGGGTTAGAAGAGGAGGTTATTTACGAAAAAAAACAccactgtgttttaaaattaaaaatggcaaTGTTTTGTCTGGAACTTGTCAGAATAAAGTATCGtaactcttcatttttttccctctaatcTGGAGAGGGGGGGAATCCCCCCAAAAACAACTCGGCACTTTCAGAGATGTTATAGTCAACTTAAATACAcctttttaatgacaaaaaacccctgatcACTCCAAATCTTACCCAGTCACGAAGTCTCACCCACTTCTTTGTACACAGGCATACAAATACGTTATCCCCATTAAGAAAGGGAAACGACCCATTCTGCAATATGGCATATTTGTACCTCTATACTGGCAATGGTCTGATTGAACAATTTTGATTAAGATGATGGTGTGTTGAGAGCTGATGATGATAGAGCGAAACATTTTGGCAATAACTGAAACAGGCAAGGATTCCTCAAAAGACAGCTCCTTTGTGGGGTTTTCTCCTGTACCTCCCAGGGGACCACCAGCCCTGAGCACCCAGGGCTTGGTGTGCCCCTTGCCCATCCCTGATGCCCTGTGGGAGAGGAGTCTGGGGGATTCACCGAGGGTGCTAAGGCTGGGAAAGGGTGCTGGCTGGTccatgcaggcagcagagacactTGGGAGAGGGTTGTTGGGGCAGAGAGATGGCCAGGAAGAGGAATTTGGAGTAGGAGGTTCATCAAAGTGCTACCTGCCACGCTGCTCCCACGCTGCAGAGGACATACTCACCCCGACCCCCTGCCTCTACCTTCTCCTGCAAAGCTGAGCTGTCATCATTGTTCTTCCCGTCAATAGTGATGATTGCTGGTTTTTTACAAGCCATTTTAGCTGAGGAACACAGCATCTCTGAACATTGCATAGCCCATATTGCAGCTAatctgggttttgtttcctctgctgAACTAAGTCACTTCTTCCCTCTTTGTCTAATATGACAGAGGAAGCCCTCTGAGATATAAAGTGAGAGCCAATTTGAAAGGGAAAGGCCTCTTTTTGACTAAGAAGATGCTCTTACTTTGCTGTcgagcaaaggcagaggaaaatgctCTTCTCAGAGTGCCTGACTCGTCTGGTTATCACTGCTTTGAGATGAGTGGAAGCAGAGCATTGCATCAAGGCAAGCTTGTCCTCCACTTTCCAGCTGGGTGCTATGATAGTGAGAGGATCCAAGAATTACTTAGTCTTTTCTTGGGAATATCCAACAAGGTAGAGTATCTTACTCTGCTTTTATTCCCATCTTTTCCTAACAGCTGCTATACCAACACCAGAGCCTGTGCCGTGGTGTCAGAAAGGTGCCTCCCATCTGCCTTACCAGACAGCCAGAGCCATACTGGGGCTCGCAGCTGGCACTCCTGGGGCCAAAGCAAGTTCTTGGTAGTGTCTTCTGTTGCAAACacaatttcctttctgtgttcaAACTCAATTCATCTAGACCATCTgtaggaggaaggagaggtttCTACAAGAGACGGCATAGCAGTTTTGCAGCAGCTAAAGCTGGCCATCACCCCCAGGCTgaggagctgcagtggtggcatGGGATAAGAAAACCCTCCAGGACTGATGTCAGATGCTGAGCTAGCATGCACAGATGGTCTCCTGGTGCCAGTGAATATGCCTGGCTGTAGGAGCTGCAGACATGGCCATGCTGTTTGCCTCACAGCAAGATTTGTTTCAGTCGCGGCATTTGCCACAGACTTTCCGTTTAACATGGGGCTTCAGTAGAGCATCACCTTTCTGACCTTCAGGCTCCAAGTGGTTTGGGGGAGTAGAAGTCTGCGTTGCTCTGATGGGCTGGTCACTTCTAGACTGATAGTGTCTTCAGCTGTAAGAACTGTTTCACaagtttttttctccagtaaagCAACTATTCTGACAGCAGTTAAAACATCAGAAACCGTAAGTTCAGAGTGTAAATACAAGAACCGCTGTGGTAGCAGTGGCAGGAGGCACAGCTAAAGGGGAAGCGTGAGTGGCATGGTGCACAGCGTCATGATGTGAGACTCCCCAGCACCTGCCGGCTGTCTGGGGCCACAGCGGCTGCTGCAGGCTGACCCTGACAACCATGGTCAAACATGAGAAGACAAACCAGAAGGTTCCTCCTACAGCGACgttttccctgtgttttttaACCTGAGTAGAAACTGAGAAGCCTGTCCACCAGCGGTTTCACCAAAGTGGTGATGCCACACAGCTCTTCTCTCCTGCAGCTCACAGTCTTGGCTGGGTGCATGGAGTGTGGTGCGTGGCATGGCTCCTGCACCCAAACCCAAACTGGCCATAGGCTGGAGCACCGGAGATACCAACAGTCAGTTGTCTCTGTTTTGCTGTAAGGTATTTCTTTCTCACAGGAAAGCCCACAAGAGTATGGAGAGACATTGCTAGCACTGGTATTAGTGTTCAGCTAAAACTCAACTAGAGGGACACTGcaaggcagctgctggagaagggagCTCTAGGGTGGATTTTGGGTTCTTAGCAAACAGATCTGAgacctccctgccctccagctcccacccagcaccTTGGGAGCACTCCCGAGGCCCTGGGATGGACTGCCCAGTGcctgctgtcccctccccagctatGAGAGGCCTTGGGTCAGGCATCACACCCTTAACCAAGGACCATTTTACACTAGCTGGCttgctctcctcctgcaggaAGGCTGCTCCACAACCCCAGCTAGCAAACTCCCTTCAGCCCAGGGGACAACCTGTAAATATTGCTCTCATATGCCTGTGCTTTCTGCAAGGTGAGACAACCCTCCTTTTCCCCTGGTAATTGCCTTGCTGGCTTGTCTGTATGTAGCAAACATATCCCTTCCATGACTTTGCTTTACCAGGCTGAGCCCAGCTTTCTTGcactgctcctcctgctgccttgcaACCTCTGCACCTCTTTCTGCTCGAGTTCAGCACTTTCGAGTGCAGGTGACCTTTATcttctgtgttcatttttaGTGCCTTTTGCTGGTTTATCACACTTCCTGCTTTCTTATCCTCCTCAGATGAACTTCAAAGGGCTGTTTTTTGGCTCAGTAGAAAATCCCTGTATGCCTGCGCGTCCCTTGTGTAACTCAGGATGTGGTGAATGTTActcacagactgaaaaaagtATCGGGATGGATACAGGTTATTACAGCCTGGCTCATAGCTGATGGTGGAGAAAGTTAGAAATGCGTACCTCCCATTCTCTCTGCTGCCAGATATCCTCCTGTGAGCTTTTAAGGGACGTTTAGCATACCTACAGCTTGCAGCACCCCACATCTGTGAACACACCAGTGGTTATTTCTCTCCacctccctccagcccagcagTGCTCTGTCTGCCCACGCTCTCCTCAAATGACCTGTAGAAGAGTGAGTAAGGCTCAGCAGGGGGAGAAGAATAAAATCTGCCTCCGGTTCTTCTCTGTCCCCCAACCCAGGCATCTCCCATTAGTTTTCATCATTATAATTATCACCCTTTCAGCCAACTGTTCCCAAGCCCACCCCTGTGCTGTGGGCCTCCCCTCCCATCCACCCTCATACCTGCCAGCCAGGGACAGCACCTTTCCAAAGCCGTATTTGTCATATCCTAACTTTGTCTCCACTCCCTTCCTTTCAGCATCTTTGACAAATAACATCCTCCGTTGCCCTTAATGAATTCTCTTCCTCTGTTGAGAAAAGCTCAGGAGACAGCCATGTGTTAGGAACACTGACCACCCCAGAAGCACCGCAGGAACATAAACCTTTCGGAAAGCTAGGGACTCGCACGTGTATATCACTtctcaaaacacagcaaaactgcTCTTGGAAATGTTACATCAGATTCTGTAATTCTGCTGTTTCCCTCCAAAACACTGGCACCACCACAATTTTTCCAACCTGTTACCCGTGTGCCCAGCGCggtctgctctgctctgcccaaaGTAGAGTAGCCAGCCGTCCTCCAGCCATGGCAGTCACCAGGCCTGCTCACTTGAGTCTTAGCTTTTTTTCACTCGAAATCAAgctctttttcttgtctttaagGTCCTCTGCAtcttcttgcttgcttgcttcagCTTTCTCCAATGCATACAGCGTTTCCTCTGACATTTCCCTGCCGCACTCTCCCAGATTCATGCTTCGCTTTGCCTGGCCGTGCAGAATTGTAGCTGGTGAAAATACGTGGATGGAAGATTtcccaattaaaaaatatacattttgaaAGAACTGAAGTCTTTCTGCAGAATCGTAATAcatacaacagaaaataactcaagaaaagaaaaacaaagattttattttttcactttagatgttttaaaatgcagatatatttttaatggagGCTTTCATTCTTTTATCAGTTTCATGTCAAActattgtttaattttttgatatgtgtttttccttttcagccaAACTAATGCAAAAAGCATCCAATGGAAAAGGGAGCATCTTTAATTGGCTGATGTTTTGATCAtaagaaataatgaaagctGACCTTATTGATCTCTAAACAAAAAAGTAAGTAGAATGGAGTTACATTATGTTGTATTGTATGTCTGTAACAGCAGGACATACTACTGACATATTATTAAtcatataatttatatatagaGAAtagactaaaataaaattctactACAACAATGTTCAAAAGTtaatcatgaaagaaaaaaacaaaaaaacaaaacaaaaaaaaggagctgGTCTCTCTTACATAATGTGACCAACTGGGTACTTGGAGGCGCAGTGATGCCATGGTCATTGGTAGCATTTTGAATACCTCGAGGGacagctcttttctttctgactgCACTACTCACTAGTGCCAGGTCCTTAACTCTGTtactttgtttggttttttggtctGCTTGCAGTatttagctctttttttctttgggacTGTCTTTCACTATTTGTTTAAGCAACAGCCAGCAAGCTGGAAAGTTACTTTGGATTGGAGCTGCTAGCTGCTACCAAAGAACAGGTTAATAACTTTAATAACACCCATGCTTTGGATCTGCCAAATACTTGTTTGGGGCTCTCGGGCAAATCTCTTGTGTTCTCTGTACTCCTATAAATCAGGAAAATGGCACTTGTTGAGATTAATGGATGAAAATCATATCGTGTGGCTGACTTACAAAGCACCACAGTTTACACTATtacacaaaccaaaaataatttaaagttattgactgaaataaaaaatttcaagCCTGTccttgttttaatattttgtccTTGACCATGTATCTTAAATGtactaaaatatactttaaaaaaacccaagtagCAAAGAAACTCTGAAACATCGCCATTTGAATAAGAGCTGCTGATTACAAAGAGGTATCAGTAGCTGTGAGTTCTTATTTTGCTAGGAAAGGTAGTACATTACTAATGGTGAGGGACATAACCACACTACGGTATGCAAGTTGATATTagctgaaggaaatgaaaaactgaaataatgcGTTTCGGAAATGATATATCAGCTTCTGTAAAAAGCTGCAAATTTGTTAGGGTGTGTTCTGTGATGGAGACATCGgaacttttacatttttcacttaAATCAGAGGTGGCTGAGAGGAAGGGGGGTTTAGTAAATGCATTAAAAGGAGAACGCCTGTTCATCTGCTACCTTTACTGTCGTCAGAaagagctgtattttatttttgctgcacaGAATCTGTTTGTAAGCCCTCTCACCTCTTTTCCTGTTTACTACAGCTACAAAACCTTCAATTTGTCTCAAAACCTGTTCTGTAACCGGCAGCTGCCCATTCGACACCTGCACGTCGCTCGATCTCAACCATCTCCACAAGTGATGGAGTAAACCTCCTGGAAACTCCCAAACCCAAGAGAGAACAAGGACACGGTAGAAGGAGAAGGCGACCAGGGCAAACCGAGAAAGTAGAGGTTTCTTACTGTGAAAGGTAAAGTCCATCCACATTTAACGGGCTACGCTTAAAAGTAATGGGCTAACTTAGGCAAGCAGGGGAAAGGGACCTGCAGCAGTTATCTCTCTTCTGATACCCTCCggaaaactgctttttcagtttgaCTGTTTTGCCAACAGATatggagaggggagaaaatggaaaatgctaCGCTCTGGTCGGAAGCTGTCAAAGGCGTTAATGGTGTAAAGTTGGTCTGAAAGTCTGAAGTGAAGCATCTCCAGTCTCTCTTCAGGCCaggaaaaacacttttgaaTTTTGTCAAAATCAGATGCATCATATCTATAAACCTATGTATCTGTATCTATCTATGTATCTAAATATctgtatatctatatatctaaaTATCTGTacatctatatatctatataccTATATAATatggtattctttttttttgtttggtttttttaattttctacttttGGTTGTTGAATCTATGGACTGCTTTTAAGGGGTCCCCAACAGGCAATTAAGAAAAGCAAGCCATTGCTGCAATGCTTACAGTCACAGCAAGTTGGGGTCACACATCAAAAGCATtagcaggaaatattttctaccCATATCTGTTGCTGCACGAACAGCCAATATCTAGTGACTCAACATCTCAATATTTAGGGGTTTAtgcatgaaaacaaagctgaaattaaTAATGCAGCTGAAAACTAAACATAGGAAAGAATTACACTATCAACGTAGATTGCGGCACTGCTTTTCTCTCATCACTCATTATTTCTGAACAAGAAACTCCGTAGAGTTGAGTGCTGTATTTCTAACAGGTTTCTCTGTGTTGCACATGCCAATTGACTTTGGTATAAAAAGCCCTGGTGCCCcaagaaaagcagaggcaggTTAGTTTGGCATGAGCAGCATCCATACTTGCAGCAGAAGACGCACgctgactccagcacctctctgtgCCGTGCATATGGATCCTCCTGTTTCCCTGCACAAGGTGGCACAGCCAGGCAAGAAGGGTTGAATTCTGATTCCTTCCTCATCAATACGAAAATTTTTACCATTCCCTCTCTTTTTGTATACCCAAGGAGCAGTTTTTAACTCAGGAGAGTATGTTCTCTacttttaatgaattaattacTGCCATTCATATTATTGCTACAGCTTAATAGCAATGATTATTACAATTACAATGATTATTTTCCTCCTGGAAATTCTTTGTCTTTGAAGCTCTTTCAAGATGTGATCAACCTGTATGCAAGCATTACATAGGTGCAGTGCACAATAAATATGCAAATGTCTTAGCAGGGGCAAGACAAACTCCTTTGAAAAAACCATTACGTCTTAAAATGTGAATACTTAACTCTGCAAACCAGATCCCCTGTTATAGGGGTCATGAAGTGAtatctggaaaaagaaaaaaaaaaaaaaaaaagggtgctAAAGCACTGACTCACTTTTGGAGAGCATGTGAGGctattttaaagctattttcattGCAATTCCTTCAGAAATGACAGAGAGGAAACACCCCCCAGATTCGTTTGGTCTTCTCTAAACTAGCAAATTGAAGTTGGGCAGAACAGGCAGGAGCGGTAAACTGCTGTGTTTTAGCAATAGGCCCAGCCAAGCTGCTCACCAGGTAACCTGGAGGGCAGTGGcagcctccctgcagcagcccagagcttGGCACTGCCAGTGCTGCTGTGTAGCCCTGCAAACTCCTCGCTGCTGCAGAGTTTTTTTGTATGCGATCCTGCACCCACCCGTGGAAAAAACAGCTTACATGTCTCTGCACTCAGTGTCCAGCCTTGATCAGCTAAGTTAAAAATGTGGTTATGCGGCTGGGTGATGGTTTCTTCAGTCAAGACACTTTTATAAGTGTCTTTATGCTACAGGCAAAAAGCTTCCCCACCCCAGGGAGCACAAGAAAATCCAGATTCTTAGATCAGATGCAGGTTTGGTACCATTTTGCACCATTACGACTATTCAGAgcattaattttttgttgtcaCTATAATGATGAGGGGCTAACTCACTGGGACTGAGGCAGTTTCAGGGAAACCAGTGCTCACACTTATGGATGTATAGGAAGAATTGGCAGGCTGAGGGTGCAGCCTTTTGGGTGGTAGAGCTGCTCTTATCCAGCCAGTGAGACCAAGACTGCGCTTTGCAGTCCCTCTCTGCCCGGAGGCTGACCCACGGGCTCGATGCAGCACAGAGAGAGGCAGAAGCCATCCTGGGAGTCCTGTGCCAGGACAGCAAGCCATTTATCTCTTACTCTTTCCTGCACAGGTGTCCAAGATGAATCCCACAAGCCAGTTCCTTGGCACAACAGAATATGACTATGGATATGATGAAAACACTGCTCCGTGCAATGAAGGAAACAGCTTTCACAGGTTCAAATCCCTCATTCTGCCGATCCTTTACTGCCTTGTGTTTGTCATCGGCCTTCTGGGAAACTCCTTGGTCCTTTGGGTTCTCCTGACCAGGAAAAGGCTGATGACAATGACTGACATCTGCCTGCTGAACCTCGCAGCCTCTGATCTCCTCTTCATTGTGCCTCTCCCTTTCCAAGCCCACTATGCTTCAGACCAGTGGGTTTTTGGCAATGCTATGTGTAAGATAATGGCTGGCATTTATTACACAGGTTTTTAtagcagtattttctttataacCTTCATGAGCATAGACAGGTATATAGCAATTGTCCATGCTGCCTATGCCGTGAGGGTACGGACAGCCTCTTGTGGCATAATTATCAGTTTAATCCTGTGGCTGGTGGCTGGCTTGGCTTCTGTACCCAGTATCATGTTCAACCAGCAGCTGGAAATTGAGCAGTCTCTGCAGTGTGTCTCCACATACCTCCCAGGAGACAATACTTGGAAGATTGCTTCTCAGTTTTCAGCCAATATCTTAGGCCTCTTGATTCCTCTTAGCATCCTCATTTGCTGCTACACCCAGATActgaaaaacctgcaaaaatgcaaaaatcGGAACAAGACCAAGGCGATCAAGATGATTTTCATCATCgtcattgttttcttcctcttctggaCTCCCTTCAACATCGTGCTGTTCCTAGACTCTCTGCAGAGTCTGCACATCATCAATGATTGCAAGGTGAGCTACCAGATAGCCCTGGCCCTGCAGCTGACGGAAACCATCTCCTTCATCCACTGCTGCCTGAACCCCGTGATCTACGCCTTTGCTGGGGTGACATTCAAGGCCCATCTTATAGGACTACTTCAGTCCTGTGTCCGtgtcctctcctgccctgccagaggtgctggggctggtCAGTTGTTTTCAGTGCCcacccagctctccagctgctctgaCAGCGCAGGGTTAATGTAAGCCCACCTGAGCTGCCTTGTTCTGGTGTGAGTAGCTGGCCTAAGGTCTGACGTGGCCCTGGAGGCTGTACCATGTGTGCAGCATGCTCTTGGGAGGACCAGTATACCTATATCTCCTTGTGGGATATGCTGTGAACCACAGCACAGTAATTGGCAACATTAGTTTCCTAAGAGCACTGGCGTGTTTGTAAAATGATGACCTTACAAGCTTACCatagaatgatttttaattaagttttagAGCTCTTTTAACACATTTCA comes from Grus americana isolate bGruAme1 chromosome 2, bGruAme1.mat, whole genome shotgun sequence and encodes:
- the LOC129202654 gene encoding C-C chemokine receptor type 8-like, whose protein sequence is MNPTSQFLGTTEYDYGYDENTAPCNEGNSFHRFKSLILPILYCLVFVIGLLGNSLVLWVLLTRKRLMTMTDICLLNLAASDLLFIVPLPFQAHYASDQWVFGNAMCKIMAGIYYTGFYSSIFFITFMSIDRYIAIVHAAYAVRVRTASCGIIISLILWLVAGLASVPSIMFNQQLEIEQSLQCVSTYLPGDNTWKIASQFSANILGLLIPLSILICCYTQILKNLQKCKNRNKTKAIKMIFIIVIVFFLFWTPFNIVLFLDSLQSLHIINDCKVSYQIALALQLTETISFIHCCLNPVIYAFAGVTFKAHLIGLLQSCVRVLSCPARGAGAGQLFSVPTQLSSCSDSAGLM